The Pirellulales bacterium DNA segment GCAAGGGCAGCGTGTCACTCGTCGTGGCGGTGGCCATTCACGCTCTCCTTGTCCGTCAATTCGGTCCGCAGCATTTGCATTCCGCGCTCGACGTTGAGCGCCGTGCGCACGCCGGTGAGCGTGAGGCCCAATTCCACGAGCGTGATGGCCACGGCCGGCTGCATGCCGACGACCACCGTATCGGCATCGAGAATCGACGACATGCCGGAGATATTGGCGATCATCCGCCCGATGAAGGAATCAACCATTTCCAGCGCCGAGA contains these protein-coding regions:
- a CDS encoding STAS domain-containing protein; protein product: MDRIPILPMGEFLLVTIQVDMHDQLALTLQDDLTSKIEKSGARGVLIDISALEMVDSFIGRMIANISGMSSILDADTVVVGMQPAVAITLVELGLTLTGVRTALNVERGMQMLRTELTDKESVNGHRHDE